In the Setaria italica strain Yugu1 chromosome VI, Setaria_italica_v2.0, whole genome shotgun sequence genome, one interval contains:
- the LOC101771921 gene encoding non-lysosomal glucosylceramidase: MGSAELEQAKVLSGMDCSKPPSRTWQRRFDDEGKKVAMFSMTMRDMISIVPLIVKALQLQVEDSAKGRATVYDPLRKWMDNCYRGVPLGGIGAGSIGRSYRGYFQQFQIFPVTNEEKPILANQFSAFISRPNGKKYSTVLSAPTADLLKGVDKAGIGSWDWKLKEDKCTYHALFPRSWTVYDGVPDPEIKIACRQISPFIPHNYKESSFPAAVFTFTVHNSGSTPADVTLLFTWANSVGGKSELTGNHSNSKMKDQDGVSGVLLHHRTAGGHPPVTFAIASQETDGVGVSVCPSFTMGPSSSGGFTATDMWDQIKKHGSFGHAGAGDAPTAASKPGSSVGAAVAASVAVPAGARRVVSFSLAWACPEVKFAGGTTYHRRYTKFYGVDGDAAAEQLAHDALLEHMNWESQIEEWQRPILQDETLPEWYPIGLFNELYYLNAGGTIWTDGHPPKKAGFGSSGPFSLDTPRVADGAAANVTGGGGSAVDGIMSAMASAADRSHAASAAFGPALLRGGEENVGQFMYLEGMEYNMYNTYDVHFYSSFALLALFPQLELSLQRDFAMAVLIHDPRLRHTLDGKTVRRKVLGAVPHDVGLNDPWVELNAYMLHDAARWKDLNPKFVLQVYRDAAATGDAAFAAAAWPAVYVAMAYMDQFDRDGDGMVENDGVPDQTYDIWSVSGVSAYTGGLWVAALQAAAAMARIVGDRAAEAYFMVRYKKARRVYDGELWNGTYFNYDNSGGATSSSIMADQLAGQWYARACGLEPVVEEAKARSALATVLDYNVMRVKGGAVGAVNGMRPDGAVDASSTQSKEVWPGVTYAVAAAMVHEGMTESAFRTAKGAHDAAWGKDGFGYAFQTPEAWTEDGGYRSLHYMRPLGIWAMQWALSPPELHKDLRAAASEESPADAALGQAQFEKVASMLKLPEEEQPKGYLWAIYNLIRQMVFPA, translated from the exons ATGGGAAGTGCAGAGTTGGAGCAAGCCAAG GTGCTCTCGGGCATGGATTGTTCGAAACCTCCATCGAGGACTTGGCAGAGGAGATTCGACGATGAAGGCAAGAAGGTTGCAATGTTCAGCATGACCATGAGGGATATGATATCAATT GTGCCCTTGATTGTCAAAGCATTGCAATTGCAAGTTGAAGATAGTGCAAAAGGCCGA GCTACGGTTTATGATCCACTGAGAAAATGGATGGATAACTGCTACCGTGGAGTACCGCTCGGTGGGATAGG TGCAGGAAGCATAGGGAGAAGCTACAGAGGGTACTTTCAGCAATTTCAGATATTCCCAGTGACAAATGAAGAGAAACCTATCTTAGCAAATCAGTTTTCA GCATTTATTTCGCGCCCGAATGGGAAGAAGTACTCCACGGTGTTGTCTGCGCCGACTGCGGATCTCCTCAA GGGAGTTGATAAAGCCGGTATTGGATCTTGGGATTGGAAGCTGAAGGAGGACAAATGCACTTACCACGCCCTGTTTCCAAGATCATGGACAGTATATGATG GTGTGCCTGACCCTGAAATCAAGATCGCCTGCCGTCAGATATCGCCCTTCATCCCTCACAATTACAAAGAGAGCAGCTTCCCTGCTGCGGTTTTCACGTTTACG GTGCACAACTCTGGGAGCACACCTGCAGATGTGACGCTGCTCTTCACCTGGGCT AACTCAGTTGGTGGGAAATCAGAACTGACCGGGAATCATAGCAACTCAAAAATGAA GGATCAGGACGGTGTCAGTGGCGTTCTCCTGCATCACAG GACGGCCGGCGGGCACCCTCCGGTGACGTTCGCGATCGCATCCCAGGAGACGGACGGCGTCGGTGTCAGCGTCTGCCCGTCGTTCACGATGGGCCCGTCCAGCTCCGGCGGCTTCACGGCGACCGACATGTGGGACCAGATCAAGAAG CACGGCTCGTTCgggcacgccggcgccggcgacgcgccgacggcggcgtcgaagCCCGGGTCCTCCGtcggtgcggcggtggcggcgtcggtggccgtgccggcgggggcgaggcggGTGGTGTCCTTCTCGCTGGCCTGGGCGTGCCCCGAAGTGAAGTTCGCCGGCGGCACGACGTACCACAG GAGGTACACCAAGTTCTACGGCGTCGATGGCGACGCAGCTGCAGAGCAACTGGCTCATGATGCTCTTCTTG AGCATATGAACTGGGAGTCCCAGATCGAGGAGTGGCAGAGGCCGATCCTGCAAGACGAAACGCTGCCTGAATG GTATCCAATTGGTCTGTTCAACGAGCTCTACTACCTCAACGCTGGAGGCACCATCTGGACAG ATGGACATCCTCCGAAGAAGGCCGGCTTCGGTTCATCCGGGCCGTTCTCCCTCGACACGCCCCGCGTTgcagacggcgccgccgccaacgtcaccggcggcggcggcagcgcggtgGACGGCATCATGAGCGCCATGGCATCGGCGGCGGATCGCTCCCACGCGGCGTCGGCAGCTTTCGGCCCGGCGCTCcttcgcggcggcgaggagaacGTGGGGCAGTTCATGTACCTGGAAGGCATGGAGTACAACATGTACAACACCTACGACGTCCACTTCTACTCCTCCTTCGCCCTCCTCGCCCTCTTCCCTCAGCTCGAGCTTAGCCTGCAGCGCGACTTCGCCATGGCCGTCCTCATCCACGACCCGCGCCTCCGTCACACCCTCGACGGGAAGACCGTCCGCCGCAAGGTCCTCGGCGCGGTGCCGCACGACGTCGGGCTCAACGATCCATGGGTCGAGCTGAACGCGTACATGCTCCACGACGCGGCGCGGTGGAAGGACCTCAACCCAAAGTTCGTGCTCCAGGTGTACCGCGACGCCGCGGCCACGGGCGACGCGGcgttcgcggcggcggcgtggccggcggtGTACGTGGCCATGGCGTACATGGACCAGTTCGACCGGGACGGGGACGGGATGGTGGAGAATGATGGCGTCCCGGACCAGACGTACGACATCTGGTCGGTGTCCGGCGTCAGCGCCTACACCGGCGGGCTCTGGGTCGCCGCGctgcaggccgccgccgccatggcgcgcATCGTCGGcgaccgcgccgccgaggcCTACTTCATGGTGAGGTACAAGAAGGCGAGGCGCGTGTACGACGGCGAGCTCTGGAACGGGACCTACTTCAACTACGAcaacagcggcggcgcgacgagcTCGTCGATCATGGCGGACCAGCTCGCCGGGCAGTGgtacgcgcgggcgtgcgggctggagccggtggtggaggaggccaaGGCCCGGAGCGCGCTGGCCACGGTGCTCGACTACAACGTGATGCGGGTGAAGGGAGGCGCCGTCGGGGCGGTGAACGGGATGCGGCCCGACGGCGCCGTGGACGCGTCATCGACGCAGTCCAAGGAGGTGTGGCCCGGCGTGACGtacgccgtggcggcggccatggtccACGAGGGCATGACGGAGTCCGCGTTCCGGACGGCGAAGGGCGCACACGACGCCGCCTGGGGCAAGGACGGCTTCGGGTACGCGTTCCAGACGCCGGAGGCGTGGACGGAGGACGGCGGCTACCGGTCGCTGCACTACATGCGGCCGCTGGGAATCTGGGCGATGCAGTGGGCGCTGTCGCCGCCGGAGCTCCACAAGGATCTCAGGGCGGCGGCCTCGGAGGAGTCGCCGGCAGACGCCGCCCTGGGGCAGGCGCAGTTCGAGAAGGTGGCGAGCATGCTGAAGCtgccggaggaggagcagcCCAAGGGATACCTTTGGGCCATCTACAATCTCATTAGGCAAATGGTGTTCCCAGCATAA
- the LOC101772330 gene encoding extradiol ring-cleavage dioxygenase, whose amino-acid sequence MDTFFLSHGAPTLVIDDVPVRHLFESWLPERVAGDRPPRAILVVSGHWETATPAVNVIRGSNDTIYDFNGIPFPEPMYQLKYPAPGAPDLALRTKDLLEQAGFGPVEEDHSRGLDHGAWVPLLLMYPDADIPVWQLSVQTDRDGTYHYNLGKALAPLREEGVLIFGSGNAAHNLHKLGPMIGSPVPQWAAEFDTWLKDSLLNGRYEDVNRYEEKAPHGKLAHPLPDHLYPLHVALGAAGDGAKAEQIHESWTHGTISYASYRFTANS is encoded by the exons ATGGACACCTTCTTCCTGTCGCACGGCGCGCCGACGCTCGTCATCGACGACGTCCCGGTGCGGCACTTGTTCGAGTCGTGGCTGCCGGAGCGGGTCGCGGGGgaccggccgccgcgcgccatcCTCGTGGTGTCGGGGCACTGGGAGACGGCCACGCCGGCAGTCAACGTCATCCGCGGCAGCAACGACACTATCTACGACTTCAACGGCATCCCGTTCCCCGAGCCCATGTACCAg CTCAAGTACCCCGCGCCTGGCGCCCCGGACCTGGCCCTGCGGACCAAGGATCTCCTGGAGCAAGCCGGGTTCGGCCCGGTGGAGGAGGACCACAGCCGCGGGCTCGACCATGGCGCGTGGGTGCCGCTGCTACTCATGTACCCGGACGCCGACATCCCCGTGTGGCAGCTCTCGGTGCAGACCGACCGCGACGGCACCTACCACTACAACCTAGGCAAGGCGCTGGCGCCCCTCCGGGAGGAAGGCGTCCTTATCTTCGGCTCCGGCAACGCCGCCCACAACCTGCACAAGTTGGGGCCGATGATTGGCTCCCCCGTGCCGCAGTGGGCCGCCGAGTTCGACACCTGGCTCAAGGACTCGCTCCTCAACGGAAG GTACGAGGACGTGAACAGGTACGAGGAGAAGGCACCGCACGGGAAGCTGGCGCACCCGTTGCCGGACCACCTGTACCCGCTGCACGTCGCgctgggcgccgccggggacggcgcCAAGGCGGAGCAGATCCACGAGAGCTGGACCCACGGCACGATCTCCTACGCCTCTTACAGGTTCACCGCCAACAGCTGA
- the LOC101771527 gene encoding far upstream element-binding protein 1 codes for MADSDAAPPTPPPEVVVHAEDHPPAADSAAAAAQEDAAPGEVDHKRKLEEVGADAEANGDGEDAKRPRVDGETDAPPGTEQQNDGSSVNVEEAAAAEDGGVAATEGVADGDNGTVAASEEKPLEPTPEAAAEAPQQEVDAADASQETSRKIEVPNSKVGVLIGKAGETIRNLQMSSGAKIQITKDVDADSNALTRSVELVGTLGSVDKAEQLIKSVIAEAEAGGSPALIARGFGSGQSGSEQFEMTVPDNKVGLIIGKGGETIKGLQTRSGARIQLIPQHPPEGVTLTERTVRVTGNKKQIEAAKDLIKQAMNQNFSKHTNQSGGYGSQGYRPQGHGAASQWGPRSQSQPGYGYPPRGMPPPQNYNPPYGGYPPQGPPRGGMGWDQRQGPPPHPSYQGGGSDYYKEGSQPYDSQPPSYPPGPGNFNSYGQSQAPGYGQPPYPQHAPQQNYGHGYGDPRYNAPPPNQYYGQPPMGPQQGYPQQPDPYARPPYSGPGQWAPPRGAPAADGSYQAPPPASYGPPSQQPPAYGQTYGAATGPDGYAQQGYPQQGGQAPAPYGQSAPAAQGYPQQGAQQGGYVQYPQTQPAYGDQAAQANANYGYQGAPADPNYGNAYPQSGYGPAPAVGQAGYASAPAAGQPAAYGQAGYTQPPANPPSYDQSAAAPAQTGYTAPAANPQPAPAKGVSPQPAAAGYGGGQWTG; via the exons ATGGCGGACTCCGACGCcgcgccgccaacgccgccgccggaggtggTAGTCCACGCCGAGGACCATCCTCCGGCCgccgactccgccgccgccgccgcgcaggaGGACGCTGCGCCGGGCGAAGTCGACCATAAGAGGAAGCTCGAGGAGGTCGGCGCCGACGCGGAGGcgaacggcgacggcgaggacgccAAGCGACCCCGCGTCGACGGCGAGACCGACGCCCCCCCAG GGACTGAGCAGCAGAACGATGGGTCCTCCGTGAACGTCGAGGAGGCCGCTGCTGCGGAGGACGGAGGCGTTGCTGCTACCGAGGGGGTGGCAGATGGTGATAATGGCACGGTCGCGGCTTCTGAGGAGAAGCCACTCGAGCCTACACCGGAAGCAGCAGCTGAAGCTCCACAGCAGGAAGTTGATGCAGCGGATGCATCGCAGGAGACATCTCGTAAAATCGAAGTGCCCAATAGCAAG GTTGGTGTCCTGATTGGAAAAGCTGGTGAAACTATCAGGAACCTGCAAATGAGCTCGGGCGCAAAGATCCAAATCACCAAGGACGTCGATGCTGATTCGAATGCTCTGACCCGGTCGGTTGAACTAGTTGGAACCCTTGGAAGTGTTGATAAAGCTGAGCAGCTTATTAAGAGTGTTATAGCTGAG GCTGAGGCTGGCGGTTCCCCTGCTTTAATAGCTAGAGGTTTTGGAAGTGGTCAGTCGGGATCAGAGCAATTTGAGATGACAGTTCCTGATAACAAG GTTGGCCTCATTATCGGAAAAGGCGGTGAGACAATTAAAGGCCTGCAAACAAGATCTGGTGCTCGTATTCAG TTGATACCCCAACATCCTCCAGAGGGTGTTACATTGACTGAAAGAACTGTACGTGTTACTGGGAATAAGAAGCAGATTGAAGCTGCAAAGGATTTGATCAAGCAAGCAATGAATCAG AATTTCTCAAAGCATACAAATCAATCTGGTGGATATGGTTCGCAAGGTTACCGCCCTCAGGGTCATGGTGCAGCTTCTCAGTGGGGGCCACGCTCTCAAAGCCAGCCTGGCTATGGATACCCACCAAGAGGTATGCCTCCACCTCAGAACTATAACCCACCCTACGGTGGTTACCCACCGCAGGGACCCCCAAGAGGTGGCATGGGCTGGGACCAAAGGCAGGGCCCTCCACCCCATCCTTCATATCAGGGTGGTGGTTCTGACTACTACAAGGAGGGATCTCAACCATACGATAGCCAGCCACCAAGCTACCCTCCTGGACCAGGGAACTTTAACAGTTATGGGCAATCTCAGGCTCCTGGCTATGGACAACCTCCGTATCCGCAACATGCACCTCAACAGAACTATGGCCATGGGTATGGTGATCCTAGATACAATGCTCCACCGCCGAACCAGTATTATGGGCAGCCACCAATGGGTCCTCAGCAAGGCTATCCTCAGCAGCCAGATCCTTATGCTAGGCCTCCATACAGTGGACCTGGACAATGGGCGCCCCCCAGAGGTGCTCCGGCTGCAGATGGCTCCTACCAGGCACCACCACCTGCATCTTATGGTCCACCCTCCCAGCAACCTCCTGCTTATGGCCAAACATATGGCGCAGCAACAGGACCTGATGGGTATGCTCAACAGGGCTACCCACAGCAGGGTGGGCAAGCACCGGCCCCGTACGGCCAGAGTGCACCAGCAGCACAAGGCTATCCTCAGCAAGGCGCACAGCAAGGTGGCTATGTGCAGTACCCGCAAACCCAACCAGCATATGGTGATCAAGCAGCTCAAGCCAACGCGAACTATGGTTACCAGGGAGCTCCAGCAGACCCCAACTATGGAAATGCCTACCCACAGTCAGGATATGGACCTGCTCCTGCAGTCGGTCAGGCTGGTTATGCTTCTGCACCAGCAGCTGGCCAGCCTGCAGCATATGGCCAGGCAGGATACACCCAGCCACCTGCAAACCCTCCAAGTTATGATCAGTCTGCAGCAGCACCAGCTCAGACCGGATATACTGCACCGGCCGCAAATCCACAGCCTGCTCCAGCAAAGGGGGTGTCGCCacagcctgctgctgctggatatGGTGGTGGGCAGTGGACAGGATGA